In one window of Gudongella oleilytica DNA:
- a CDS encoding M42 family metallopeptidase yields the protein MYIEMNEIVEKLAGLLKIPSPTGDTSAAIDFVGNLFRELGIKTVLTGKGALIATIPGNDTSKSVTLSGHVDTLGAMVKEIKDNGRLKLSQLGGYIMSTVEGEHVQISTLDGKKYTGTLIITKASSHVHGDETRTLDRTTSNMEVRLDEVVSNREDVESLGIQVGDFVSFDPRVVVTPSGFIKSRHLDDKAGVIAIYGIAKQIINEGLSPKFTTHFFISNYEEVGHGASAAIPDDTFEFIAVDMAAPGEGQTSDEFSVTICAKDSTGPYDLELRKRLVELCKANNIRYKMDIYPYYGSDGSAALRSGYDLKVGLIGPGVDASHSFERTHRDAIEETIKLGVAYLTEK from the coding sequence ATGTATATAGAAATGAATGAAATAGTTGAAAAACTTGCAGGTCTTCTTAAGATTCCAAGTCCAACCGGCGATACCTCTGCAGCAATAGATTTTGTCGGAAATCTTTTTAGGGAGCTGGGGATTAAGACCGTCCTAACCGGTAAAGGTGCGCTGATCGCTACTATTCCAGGAAATGATACTTCTAAGTCCGTAACCTTGTCAGGCCATGTCGATACTCTTGGCGCTATGGTCAAGGAAATAAAGGATAATGGAAGATTAAAGCTGTCGCAGCTCGGAGGCTATATTATGAGTACGGTTGAGGGAGAGCACGTTCAAATTTCGACTCTTGACGGTAAAAAGTATACAGGAACCTTGATCATAACCAAAGCTTCCTCACATGTTCATGGTGACGAAACCAGAACTCTTGACAGAACGACCTCAAATATGGAGGTCCGACTGGATGAGGTTGTTTCAAATCGTGAGGATGTTGAGTCATTGGGAATCCAGGTCGGCGATTTCGTAAGCTTTGATCCAAGGGTAGTGGTCACTCCATCAGGCTTCATCAAATCGAGACATCTTGATGACAAGGCAGGAGTAATAGCGATATATGGCATTGCAAAACAGATCATAAATGAAGGACTATCTCCAAAGTTTACAACCCATTTCTTTATAAGCAACTACGAAGAGGTCGGTCATGGTGCATCTGCTGCAATACCTGATGATACCTTCGAATTTATAGCTGTTGACATGGCAGCTCCCGGGGAGGGGCAGACCTCAGATGAGTTCTCGGTTACCATATGTGCAAAGGATAGCACAGGCCCCTATGATCTGGAGCTTAGAAAGAGGCTGGTTGAGCTTTGCAAAGCAAATAATATTCGCTACAAGATGGATATTTACCCATATTACGGCTCCGACGGATCCGCAGCCCTAAGATCCGGCTACGACTTAAAGGTCGGATTGATAGGACCAGGTGTGGATGCGTCCCACTCCTTTGAGAGAACACACAGGGATGCCATAGAAGAGACCATAAAGCTTGGAGTTGCATATTTGACCGAAAAGTAG
- a CDS encoding NUDIX hydrolase, translating to MDQNGLLGVVSMVEVSSGGVVVFGNTILLLKKYNGDWVLPKGRLEKGETFKTAALREVLEESGVKGEVIEYIGEVNYKYKNLREDEVVYKTVHWYLMRTGSMDCVPQRKEGFVDARFVHMDKAKDLVRYSDERKVILKGIEILKQTR from the coding sequence ATGGATCAAAATGGGCTATTGGGAGTGGTATCAATGGTAGAGGTAAGCTCTGGAGGAGTGGTGGTATTCGGCAATACTATACTTCTATTGAAGAAGTACAACGGAGACTGGGTCCTTCCTAAGGGAAGACTTGAAAAAGGAGAAACCTTTAAGACTGCAGCTCTTAGAGAAGTCCTGGAGGAGTCCGGGGTCAAGGGTGAGGTCATAGAATATATAGGTGAGGTCAATTACAAGTACAAGAATCTCAGAGAGGATGAGGTCGTTTATAAGACGGTCCATTGGTATCTTATGAGAACAGGCTCCATGGACTGTGTACCTCAACGCAAGGAAGGCTTTGTGGACGCCAGGTTCGTTCATATGGACAAGGCAAAGGATCTTGTAAGGTATTCGGATGAAAGAAAGGTTATTCTGAAGGGAATAGAAATACTGAAGCAAACGAGGTGA